From one Diachasmimorpha longicaudata isolate KC_UGA_2023 chromosome 8, iyDiaLong2, whole genome shotgun sequence genomic stretch:
- the LOC135165530 gene encoding uncharacterized protein LOC135165530 isoform X1, with the protein MATTPLTIDMFDDKQRRPKDWAPKKLECAGPLRLARLCILGMFLPAILVAGPVYLRYRVYSEQLYPLAATDQRLIDGKISTTWCQRQVVKVNTTFNAYLINGDPQIKIEPTPVSMTRHLVLEDDMKEYWGFYLLRGSSVTVSTCVRWPGASLTIIRGHKHLHECAFIGDDSSEELEELLEIAEEQGLFNGTGHPLNQKKDGPSNEPAKMKRAHQDVQFHHKGNAPASNNTLPPLMSNHHYTSHELGAKEMREILTNLFARKLVAKNKQKENPHHHYEGVYKETANIKKPPLVQPDKFLWQLETVEKLFGRRTTTTAAPTKKTQIEKSRLEISTPSPKPSGKFTKKIGKDSETSTETSSEVVADMLKRIDALGDRGKNVLEKLSENLKEREKNGRKINSGDGENLGRKKRQVVLSSPALADELNRHDEEEDMAVEKEDLHPDGIAEDRGTVNESTLNDRSNSEFWSSFSSSEERLMECKGLILNLPLTPHHRCTPQYEDEHVKASIANTVTYRVPVNGYYFFVFNSENELQPNYVRVKFDLVKTYYNTSNPVVACQNSTQECSLPFNFFSWERTVLELPFNGNDSQWNEEYVVVSHCEPRTAIYLVCMITVPLLILLFAFQ; encoded by the exons ATGGCAACAACCCCGCTCACTATTGACATGTTCG ATGACAAACAACGTCGTCCGAAAGATTGGGCCCCGAAGAAACTAGAGTGTGCAGGGCCTCTGCGCCTGGCTCGCCTCTGCATCCTGGGGATGTTTCTCCCGGCGATCCTGGTCGCAGGGCCCGTTTACCTTCGGTACAGGGTCTATTCGGAGCAACTTTACCCCCTAGCAGCTACCGACCAGCGCCTGATCGACGGTAAAATATCCACCACGTGGTGTCAG CGACAAGTCGTTAAAGTAAACACGACGTTCAATGCTTACTTAATTAATGGAGATccacaaataaaaatagagcCGACTCCGGTGTCTATGACGAGGCACCTGGTGCTTGAGGATGATATGAAGGAGTACTGGGGATTTTATTTGCTGAGGGGAAGCAGTGTCACTGTATCTACTTGTGTCAG aTGGCCAGGTGCATCACTGACAATAATACGCGGTCATAAACACCTTCACGAGTGTGCATTTATCGGAGATGACAGTAGTGAGGAATTAGAGGAGCTTTTGGAAATAGCGGAGGAACAAGGTCTCTTTAACGGCACCGGACATCCTCTGAATCAAAAG AAAGACGGACCCAGCAATGAGCCTGCGAAGATGAAGAGAGCTCACCAGGATGTTCAGTTCCATCACAAGGGAAATGCCCCAGCCTCGAACAATACTCTCCCCCCTCTGATGTCCAATCACCACTATACGAGCCACGAACTCGGTGCCAAGGAGATGAGGGAGATTCTGACAAATCTCTTCGCTCGAAAATTAGTAGCCAAGAACAAACAGAAGGAGAATCCGCACCATCATTACGAAGGGGTCTACAAGGAAACTGCGAACATCAAGAAGCCTCCACTGGTTCAACCCGACAAATTCCTGTGGCAATTGGAGACGGTGGAGAAATTATTCGGTCGTAGGACAACAACAACAGCTGCACCAACGAAGAAAAcgcaaattgaaaaatccagattAGAAATTTCAACTCCATCTCCAAAGCCTAGTggaaaattcacgaaaaaaattggaaaagatTCCGAAACATCAACGGAAACATCATCGGAAGTTGTTGCCGATATGCTCAAGCGAATTGATGCTCTTGGAGATCGAGGGAAAAACGTGCTCGAGAAGTTGTCGGAGAACTTGAAAGAACGAGAGAAGAACGggaggaaaattaattcaggGGATGGAGAGAATTTGGGGAGGAAGAAGAGACAGGTAGTGCTGTCGTCACCTGCCCTCGCTGATGAGCTAAACCGACATGACGAGGAGGAAGACATGGCGGTGGAGAAG GAGGATTTACACCCTGATGGAATTGCGGAAGACCGAGGTACTGTCAACGAATCCACTCTGAATGATCGAAGTAACTCGGAGTTCTGGAGCTCCTTCAGCAGCTCGGAGGAGCGTCTGATGGAGTGCAAGGGGTTGATACTGAATCTTCCCCTGACTCCACATCATCGGTGCACACCTCAGTACGAGGACGAGCACGTTAAGGCTTCCATCGCCAATACAGTTACTTATAG AGTTCCCGTCAACGGTTACTACTTCTTCGTCTTCAACTCTGAGAACGAACTACAACCGAACTACGTTCGTGTTAAATTCGATCTCGTGAAGACCTACTACAACACATCGAACCCAGTTGTCGCCTGCCAGAACTCTACCCAGGAGTGCTCCCTGCCCTTCAACTTCTTCAGTTGGGAGCGAACAGTCCTGGAGCTCCCATTCAACGGCAACGACTCCCAGTGGAACGAGGAGTACGTAGTGGTCTCTCATTGCGAGCCTCGAACCGCCATCTACCTCGTCTGCATGATCACAGTACCTCTCCTCATTCTTTTATTCGCGTTTCAGTGA
- the LOC135165530 gene encoding uncharacterized protein LOC135165530 isoform X2 — translation MTRHLVLEDDMKEYWGFYLLRGSSVTVSTCVRWPGASLTIIRGHKHLHECAFIGDDSSEELEELLEIAEEQGLFNGTGHPLNQKKDGPSNEPAKMKRAHQDVQFHHKGNAPASNNTLPPLMSNHHYTSHELGAKEMREILTNLFARKLVAKNKQKENPHHHYEGVYKETANIKKPPLVQPDKFLWQLETVEKLFGRRTTTTAAPTKKTQIEKSRLEISTPSPKPSGKFTKKIGKDSETSTETSSEVVADMLKRIDALGDRGKNVLEKLSENLKEREKNGRKINSGDGENLGRKKRQVVLSSPALADELNRHDEEEDMAVEKEDLHPDGIAEDRGTVNESTLNDRSNSEFWSSFSSSEERLMECKGLILNLPLTPHHRCTPQYEDEHVKASIANTVTYRVPVNGYYFFVFNSENELQPNYVRVKFDLVKTYYNTSNPVVACQNSTQECSLPFNFFSWERTVLELPFNGNDSQWNEEYVVVSHCEPRTAIYLVCMITVPLLILLFAFQ, via the exons ATGACGAGGCACCTGGTGCTTGAGGATGATATGAAGGAGTACTGGGGATTTTATTTGCTGAGGGGAAGCAGTGTCACTGTATCTACTTGTGTCAG aTGGCCAGGTGCATCACTGACAATAATACGCGGTCATAAACACCTTCACGAGTGTGCATTTATCGGAGATGACAGTAGTGAGGAATTAGAGGAGCTTTTGGAAATAGCGGAGGAACAAGGTCTCTTTAACGGCACCGGACATCCTCTGAATCAAAAG AAAGACGGACCCAGCAATGAGCCTGCGAAGATGAAGAGAGCTCACCAGGATGTTCAGTTCCATCACAAGGGAAATGCCCCAGCCTCGAACAATACTCTCCCCCCTCTGATGTCCAATCACCACTATACGAGCCACGAACTCGGTGCCAAGGAGATGAGGGAGATTCTGACAAATCTCTTCGCTCGAAAATTAGTAGCCAAGAACAAACAGAAGGAGAATCCGCACCATCATTACGAAGGGGTCTACAAGGAAACTGCGAACATCAAGAAGCCTCCACTGGTTCAACCCGACAAATTCCTGTGGCAATTGGAGACGGTGGAGAAATTATTCGGTCGTAGGACAACAACAACAGCTGCACCAACGAAGAAAAcgcaaattgaaaaatccagattAGAAATTTCAACTCCATCTCCAAAGCCTAGTggaaaattcacgaaaaaaattggaaaagatTCCGAAACATCAACGGAAACATCATCGGAAGTTGTTGCCGATATGCTCAAGCGAATTGATGCTCTTGGAGATCGAGGGAAAAACGTGCTCGAGAAGTTGTCGGAGAACTTGAAAGAACGAGAGAAGAACGggaggaaaattaattcaggGGATGGAGAGAATTTGGGGAGGAAGAAGAGACAGGTAGTGCTGTCGTCACCTGCCCTCGCTGATGAGCTAAACCGACATGACGAGGAGGAAGACATGGCGGTGGAGAAG GAGGATTTACACCCTGATGGAATTGCGGAAGACCGAGGTACTGTCAACGAATCCACTCTGAATGATCGAAGTAACTCGGAGTTCTGGAGCTCCTTCAGCAGCTCGGAGGAGCGTCTGATGGAGTGCAAGGGGTTGATACTGAATCTTCCCCTGACTCCACATCATCGGTGCACACCTCAGTACGAGGACGAGCACGTTAAGGCTTCCATCGCCAATACAGTTACTTATAG AGTTCCCGTCAACGGTTACTACTTCTTCGTCTTCAACTCTGAGAACGAACTACAACCGAACTACGTTCGTGTTAAATTCGATCTCGTGAAGACCTACTACAACACATCGAACCCAGTTGTCGCCTGCCAGAACTCTACCCAGGAGTGCTCCCTGCCCTTCAACTTCTTCAGTTGGGAGCGAACAGTCCTGGAGCTCCCATTCAACGGCAACGACTCCCAGTGGAACGAGGAGTACGTAGTGGTCTCTCATTGCGAGCCTCGAACCGCCATCTACCTCGTCTGCATGATCACAGTACCTCTCCTCATTCTTTTATTCGCGTTTCAGTGA